A stretch of Macadamia integrifolia cultivar HAES 741 chromosome 7, SCU_Mint_v3, whole genome shotgun sequence DNA encodes these proteins:
- the LOC122084198 gene encoding heat shock 70 kDa protein 17-like, whose product MKVAVVNLKPGQSLISVANNEMLKQKSPALVTLIGGNRLLGEEVAGIVVRYPDKVFSNLRDTVWKPLKFVKDFLASQYLPFDLVEDSRGAVAIRIDDGVTIYFVEELVVMIISYERNLAEVRSKVPNKDAVITVSPYFGQVERKGLLQAAELAGINVLSLINEHSGAALQYGIDKNFANESSNVIFYDMGSSSTYATLVHFSAHNMKEFGKPVSVNQFQGTVKISGRNAPMLNAGSSMEVLRENQAYPCVPSSKILENGRYAEKKTFRKSTDLCDCTWRSEKDEASSLSPSPSVQRQK is encoded by the exons ATGAAAGTAGCAGTTGTGAATCTGAAACCAGGGCAGAGTCTGATTTCGGTAGCCAATAACGAGATGTTGAAGCAGAAATCCCCAGCGTTAGTCACACTCATAGGAGGGAATCGTCTTCTTGGTGAGGAAGTAGCAGGAATTGTAGTTAGATATCCTGATAAGGTATTTTCAAATCTTAGGGACACGGTGTGGAAACCTCTGAAGTTTGTAAAGGACTTTCTTGCTTCGCAGTACCTACCATTTGATTTGGTGGAAGATTCAAGAGGAGCGGTGGCTATTAGGATCGATGATGGTGTAACTATTTATTTTGTAGAGGAGTTGGTGGTGATGATTATTAGTTATGAAAGAAATTTAGCAGAGGTACGTTCTAAGGTGCCTAATAAGGATGCGGTTATAACAGTTTCGCCCTACTTTGGGCAGGTGGAGCGGAAGGGGTTGCTTCAAGCTGCTGAATTGGCTGGGATTAATGTGCTTTCACTTATTAATGAACACTCTGGTGCTGCTCTTCAATATGGGATTGATAAGAATTTCGCAAATGAGTCCAGTAATGTTATATTCTATGACATGGGTTCAAGTAGCACTTATGCAACTCTTGTCCATTTCTCAGCTCATAACATGAAGGAGTTCGGAAAGCCAGTGTCTGTGAACCAATTCCAA GGAACCGTGAAAATATCTGGAAGGAATGCTCCGATGCTAAATGCTGGGAGCTCAATGGAGGTTTTGAGGGAAAACCAAGCATATCCTTGTGTTCCGAGTAGTAAAATTCTGGAAAATGGAAGATATGCGGAGAAAAAAA CCTTTAGGAAGAGCACTGATCTTTGCGACTGTACATGGCGCAGTGAGAAGGATGaagcttcttctctttctccttctccttcggtTCAGCGACAAAAGTAG
- the LOC122083945 gene encoding zinc finger BED domain-containing protein RICESLEEPER 2-like, with amino-acid sequence MEKFNLVKSTLARLFEEYWCMEITEEERGFQSHAIEDNTVGDVLDWEELSMYESSTTTVIQDKSELDLYLEEPRIKDPIKHYDVLAFWKLQGSKYCDLSRMARDVLAILVSTVASESAFSAGGRVIDKYRSKLLPTNAEALICLRDWMFGVNFRAEPVDDASDLANALGNVLSLDVSGDTNITVEPTQRSSNASTAANV; translated from the exons ATGGAAAAGTTTAATCTTGTGAAATCGACCTTAGCACGACTCTTTGAAGAGTACTGGTGCATGGAGATAACTGAGGAAGAGAGGGGATTTCAATCACATGCTATTGAGGACAATACAGTTGGAGATGTTTTAGATTGGGAG gaGCTATCTATGTATGAGAGTTCTACTACTACTGTAATACAAGATAAATCCGAATTAGATTTATATCTAGAAGAGCCAAGGATTAAAGATCCGATCAAGCATTATGATGTATTGGCCTTTTGGAAGTTACAAGGATCAAAGTATTGTGATCTTTCTCGGATGGCACGGGATGTGTTGGCTATTCTGGTATCAACTGTTGCTTCTGAATCAGCTTTTAGTGCTGGAGGTAGAGTTATTGACAAATACAGAAGTAAGCTATTGCCTACAAATGCTGAAGCGTTGATTTGCCTTCGAGATTGGATGTTCGGAGTAAACTTTAGAG CTGAACCGGTTGATGATGCCAGTGATTTGGCTAATGCTTTGGGGAATGTGTTATCTTTGGATGTGAGTGGTGATACTAATATTACAGTAGAACCTACACAAAGATCTTCTAATGCCTCTACTGCAGCTAATGTTTAG